Proteins encoded in a region of the Brevundimonas vesicularis genome:
- a CDS encoding hemerythrin domain-containing protein: MDITQLILDDHAEQRRLFAIIEQIDPKDTDALSAVWSRLSAFLDVHAEAEERFFYPELLKQGEGANDAEDGSVEGETEDAIEDHNKLRDAVKAVEKHKVGTKAWFDAVGEANVVNSKHMGEEERQGLTDFRMNADVETRHELAVKFAAFEAEYITGVKPVNKDPETYIEKHG, encoded by the coding sequence ATGGACATCACCCAGCTGATCCTCGACGACCATGCCGAACAGCGTCGGCTGTTTGCGATCATCGAACAGATCGACCCCAAGGACACCGATGCGCTGAGCGCCGTCTGGTCGCGGTTGTCGGCGTTCCTGGATGTGCACGCCGAGGCCGAGGAACGGTTCTTCTATCCCGAGCTGCTGAAGCAGGGCGAGGGCGCCAACGACGCCGAGGACGGCTCGGTCGAGGGCGAGACCGAAGACGCCATCGAGGATCACAACAAGCTGCGCGACGCGGTCAAGGCGGTCGAAAAGCACAAGGTCGGCACCAAGGCCTGGTTCGACGCGGTGGGCGAGGCGAACGTCGTCAACTCCAAACACATGGGCGAGGAAGAGCGGCAGGGGCTGACCGACTTCCGCATGAACGCCGACGTCGAGACGCGCCATGAGCTGGCGGTGAAGTTCGCCGCCTTCGAGGCCGAGTACATCACCGGCGTCAAGCCGGTGAACAAGGACCCCGAGACCTATATCGAAAAGCACGGCTGA
- a CDS encoding YebC/PmpR family DNA-binding transcriptional regulator, with protein MAGHSKFKNIMHRKGRADAQRSKLFSKLSRDITVAAKSGLPDPAANPRLRLAVNNAKAESLPKDVIQRAINKAAGGDVDTMEEVRYEGRGPGGVGIIVEALTDNRNRAASNIGAAFKKNGGALSEMNSVAFMWDKVGKITYAAEAGSEDAVMEAAIEAGAQDVESDLVKPDIYEDAPGHTIWTAFEDLNDVAEAMSKVLGDPKSTAIVWKPQSEVPVTGEAVGTLFKLLDALDAEDDVSAVYSNEDISDEDAAKYAG; from the coding sequence ATGGCCGGCCACTCGAAATTCAAGAACATCATGCACCGCAAGGGGCGCGCCGATGCGCAGCGCTCCAAGCTGTTCTCCAAACTGTCGCGCGACATCACCGTGGCGGCCAAGTCGGGCCTGCCGGATCCGGCGGCGAACCCGCGCCTGCGCCTGGCGGTCAACAACGCCAAGGCCGAAAGCCTGCCCAAGGACGTGATCCAGCGCGCCATCAACAAGGCCGCCGGCGGCGACGTCGATACGATGGAAGAGGTCCGCTACGAGGGCCGGGGTCCGGGCGGCGTGGGCATCATCGTCGAGGCCTTGACCGACAACCGCAATCGCGCGGCGTCCAACATCGGCGCGGCCTTTAAGAAGAACGGCGGCGCGCTGAGTGAGATGAACTCGGTCGCCTTCATGTGGGACAAGGTGGGCAAGATCACCTACGCCGCAGAGGCCGGTTCGGAAGACGCCGTGATGGAGGCCGCCATCGAGGCCGGCGCCCAGGACGTCGAGAGCGACCTGGTCAAGCCCGACATCTATGAGGACGCGCCGGGCCACACGATCTGGACCGCCTTCGAGGATCTGAACGACGTCGCCGAGGCCATGTCCAAGGTGCTGGGCGATCCCAAGTCCACCGCCATCGTCTGGAAGCCGCAGTCCGAAGTGCCGGTGACCGGTGAGGCCGTCGGCACCCTGTTCAAGCTGCTGGACGCGCTGGACGCCGAGGACGACGTGTCGGCGGTCTATTCCAACGAGGACATCTCCGACGAGGACGCGGCTAAGTACGCGGGCTGA
- a CDS encoding arsenic transporter — translation MIVAFLIFAVTITLVIWQPKGLQIGWSAMGGAAAALLLGFVTLADIPVVWDIVWNATATFVAIIIISLLLDEAGFFEWAALHVGRWGGGHGRRLFVLFVLLGAAVSAVFANDGAALILTPIVIAMLLALGYGPKATLAFVMAAGFIADAASLPLVVSNLVNIVSADFFDIGFDRYAAVMAPVNLASIAATLMVLFAVFGRDVPKAYDVERLAAPSSAIKDRATFLWGWIILAFLLIAFFVLEPRGVPVSAVAATGAVVLLFVAGRGAVISTTKVLREAPWQVVIFSLGMYLVVYGLGNAGLTRQIAGLLDGFSQGGVWGAAFGTGFLTAFLSAIANNMPTVLIGALSIDASGATGAAREAMIYANVIGSDLGPKMTPIGSLATLLWLHVLARKGVKIGWGYYFKVGVVLTLPVLGVALAALALRLSV, via the coding sequence ATGATCGTCGCCTTTCTGATCTTCGCGGTCACCATCACCCTGGTGATCTGGCAGCCGAAGGGCCTGCAGATCGGCTGGAGCGCAATGGGCGGTGCGGCGGCGGCGCTGTTGCTGGGCTTCGTCACCCTGGCCGACATCCCTGTGGTCTGGGACATCGTCTGGAACGCCACGGCGACCTTCGTCGCGATCATCATCATCAGCCTGTTGCTGGACGAGGCCGGCTTCTTCGAATGGGCGGCGCTGCATGTCGGGCGATGGGGCGGCGGCCATGGGCGCAGGCTGTTCGTCCTGTTCGTCCTGCTGGGCGCGGCGGTGTCGGCGGTCTTCGCCAACGACGGGGCGGCGCTGATCCTGACGCCCATCGTCATCGCCATGCTGCTGGCGCTCGGCTATGGCCCCAAGGCGACGCTGGCCTTCGTGATGGCGGCGGGCTTCATCGCCGACGCGGCCAGCCTGCCGCTGGTAGTGTCCAACCTGGTCAATATCGTCTCGGCCGACTTCTTCGACATCGGCTTCGACCGCTATGCGGCGGTCATGGCGCCGGTGAACCTGGCGAGCATCGCGGCGACGCTGATGGTGCTGTTCGCGGTGTTCGGGCGCGATGTTCCCAAGGCCTATGACGTGGAGCGGTTAGCCGCGCCGTCCAGCGCGATCAAGGACCGCGCGACCTTCCTCTGGGGCTGGATCATCCTGGCGTTTCTTCTGATCGCCTTCTTCGTGCTGGAGCCGCGAGGGGTGCCGGTGTCCGCCGTCGCCGCGACGGGGGCGGTCGTCCTGCTCTTCGTGGCGGGGCGCGGCGCGGTCATCAGTACGACGAAGGTGCTGCGCGAGGCGCCGTGGCAGGTCGTGATCTTCTCTCTGGGGATGTATCTGGTCGTCTATGGGCTGGGCAACGCCGGTCTGACGCGCCAGATCGCGGGCCTGCTGGACGGATTCTCGCAAGGCGGGGTCTGGGGCGCGGCCTTCGGAACCGGGTTCCTGACCGCCTTCCTGTCGGCCATCGCCAACAATATGCCGACGGTCCTGATCGGCGCCCTGTCGATCGACGCCTCGGGCGCGACGGGCGCGGCGAGGGAGGCGATGATCTACGCCAATGTCATCGGCAGCGACCTGGGGCCGAAGATGACGCCCATCGGCTCATTGGCCACATTGCTGTGGCTGCACGTCCTGGCGCGGAAGGGTGTGAAGATCGGGTGGGGCTATTATTTCAAGGTGGGCGTGGTCCTCACCCTGCCGGTCCTGGGCGTCGCCCTGGCGGCCCTGGCCTTACGCTTGAGCGTCTAG
- a CDS encoding ArsR/SmtB family transcription factor, which produces MESEPAILALAALAQSTRLDAFRLLVRHAPDGLPAGEIADRLAVPTNTMSAHLGVLSRAGLIASQRRSRSIIYRADLDRLGEVVLFLLKDCCQGRAELCQPLLAELAPCCD; this is translated from the coding sequence ATGGAATCCGAACCGGCCATTCTCGCGCTCGCCGCCCTGGCGCAATCCACGCGACTGGACGCCTTCCGGCTGCTGGTCCGCCATGCGCCGGACGGCCTGCCGGCCGGAGAGATTGCGGACCGGCTCGCCGTTCCGACCAATACGATGTCGGCGCATCTGGGCGTGCTGTCGCGCGCCGGGCTGATCGCGTCCCAGAGGCGCAGCCGGTCGATCATCTACCGCGCCGATCTGGATCGACTGGGCGAGGTCGTGCTGTTCCTGCTCAAGGACTGCTGCCAGGGCCGCGCCGAGCTTTGCCAACCCTTGCTGGCCGAACTGGCCCCCTGCTGCGACTGA
- the arsC gene encoding arsenate reductase (glutaredoxin) (This arsenate reductase requires both glutathione and glutaredoxin to convert arsenate to arsenite, after which the efflux transporter formed by ArsA and ArsB can extrude the arsenite from the cell, providing resistance.), with protein sequence MDVVIYHNPACGTSRNTLALIRHVGIEPHVIEYLKTPPSRALVAQLVERMGGSVRDILREKGTPYADLGLGDTSLSDDQLLDAIAAHPILMNRPIVVSPLGVKLCRPSETVLDLLPDPLAEPFVKEDGQVILDA encoded by the coding sequence ATGGACGTCGTCATCTATCACAACCCCGCCTGCGGCACGTCGCGCAACACCCTGGCCCTGATCCGCCACGTCGGGATCGAACCGCATGTGATCGAGTATCTGAAGACCCCGCCCAGCCGCGCGCTGGTGGCCCAACTGGTCGAGCGGATGGGTGGATCGGTGCGCGATATCCTGCGCGAAAAGGGCACGCCCTACGCCGACCTAGGCCTGGGCGACACAAGCCTGTCGGACGACCAACTGCTGGACGCCATCGCGGCGCACCCGATCCTGATGAACCGCCCCATCGTCGTCTCACCCCTGGGCGTCAAACTGTGCCGCCCGTCCGAGACGGTTCTGGACCTGCTGCCCGACCCTCTCGCCGAGCCTTTCGTCAAGGAAGACGGCCAGGTCATTCTCGACGCCTAG
- a CDS encoding PadR family transcriptional regulator: protein MNNRQGRLTELEGAILSEIHHRGASTAFKVRKAFQESMSLEWRGSAGAVYPAIRRLTDRGVIEAVETGSGRGTVLLSLTPKGVAVMEDWICDAERAASVGLDPFRLRSGMWDRLPPVRKAEAMAVLRRTVEAEIAALRQYVMSLDPIERPRIELAINLQLRRLDWLDGQRAS, encoded by the coding sequence ATGAACAATCGGCAAGGACGCCTGACGGAGCTGGAAGGCGCCATCCTGTCGGAAATCCACCATCGCGGAGCCTCGACCGCCTTCAAGGTCCGCAAGGCGTTCCAAGAGTCGATGTCTCTGGAATGGAGAGGCAGCGCCGGCGCCGTCTATCCGGCCATTCGACGATTGACGGATCGAGGCGTGATCGAAGCGGTCGAGACGGGCTCGGGCCGGGGCACGGTTCTTCTGTCCCTGACGCCCAAGGGAGTCGCGGTGATGGAAGACTGGATTTGCGACGCCGAGCGCGCCGCCAGTGTCGGTCTGGATCCCTTCCGCTTGCGCTCAGGCATGTGGGACCGACTGCCGCCTGTCCGAAAGGCTGAGGCCATGGCGGTCCTGAGGCGCACGGTGGAGGCGGAAATCGCCGCCTTGCGTCAGTATGTGATGTCGCTGGACCCGATCGAGCGGCCCCGCATCGAACTGGCGATCAACCTGCAGCTCAGACGTCTGGACTGGCTGGACGGGCAACGCGCGTCATAG